The Gammaproteobacteria bacterium DNA segment TGAATTAATATTTCAGTAAAAGCAAAAATCGCAATTCGATTAGGTGTGAAATTTTGTTACAATTGTAACTATGAGCAAATCCACCAAATACACCGCCAAGATCCCGGACGCCGATGGCATCATCCATTACACCGATGATGAGAATGCTATTTGGAATACTTTGATCACGCGTCAAAAGGCGGCTTTACCCGGTGAGGCCTCGCAAGCTTATATGGATGCTT contains these protein-coding regions:
- the phhA gene encoding phenylalanine 4-monooxygenase (phenylalanine 4-hydroxylase; phenylalanine 4-hydroxylase; catalyzes the formation of 4a-hydroxytetrahydrobiopterin and tyrosine from phenylalanine and tetrahydrobiopterin), translating into MSKSTKYTAKIPDADGIIHYTDDENAIWNTLITRQKAALPGEASQAYMDALELLDFPEDRVPQCEEVSKVLREKTGWEVAPVPALINFPRFFGLLA